The Athene noctua chromosome 15, bAthNoc1.hap1.1, whole genome shotgun sequence genome contains a region encoding:
- the DCUN1D3 gene encoding DCN1-like protein 3, giving the protein MGQCVTKCKNPSSTLGSKNGERESGSKSHSKRSAVHKDDHGSACGKPAGDILVNGTKKTDAAVESSQPPTFSGDTKKDSVSSAEESSLQRIGELFRRYKDEREDAILEEGMERFCNDLCVDPTEFKVLVLAWKFQAATMCKFTRKEFFEGCKAINADSIDGICARFPSLLNEAKQEDKFKDLYRFTFQFGLDSEEGQRSLHREIAIALWKLVFTQNKPPILDQWLHFLVENPSGIKGISRDTWNMFLNFTQVIGPDLSNYSEDEAWPSLFDTFVEWEMERRKKEEETKCIMSSDTEGLCAEEQT; this is encoded by the exons ATGGGCCAGTGTGTCACGAAGTGCAAGAATCCTTCTTCTACCCTTGGCAGCAAAAATGGGGAAAGGGAATCTGGCAGCAAGTCACACAGTAAGAGAAGTGCAGTCCACAAAGACGACCATGGTTCAGCTTGCGGGAAGCCTGCAGGAGATATACTTGTGAATGGGACAAAGAAAACAGATGCTGCTGTAGAGTCTAGTCAGCCTCCAACGTTTTCTGGAGATACAAAGAAGGACTCTGTTTCCAGTGCAGAAGAATCTTCTCTCCAAAGGATTGGGGAGTTATTTAGGAGGTATAAGGATGAACGGGAAGATGCCATACTGGAAGAAGGAATGGAACGATTTTGCAATGACCTCTGTGTTGATCCCACTGAATTTAAAGTGCTAGTTTTGGCTTGGAAATTCCAGGCTGCTACCATGTGCAAATTTACAAG GAAGGAGTTTTTTGAAGGCTGCAAAGCAATAAACGCAGACAGCATTGATGGCATTTGTGCAAGGTTTCCCAGCCTCTTAAATGAAGCCAAGCAGGAAGATAAATTCAAGGATCTCTATCGTTTCACTTTCCAGTTCGGTCTGGACTCTGAAGAAGGACAGAGGTCGCTACATCGGGAAATAGCCATTGCCCTTTGGAAATTAGTCTTCACCCAAAACAAGCCCCCCATTTTGGACCAGTGGTTACACTTCCTAGTCGAGAACCCCTCAGGAATCAAGGGAATCTCCCGGGACACGTGGAACATGTTTCTAAATTTTACTCAGGTGATTGGACCGGACCTTAGCAACTACAGCGAGGACGAGGCCTGGCCGAGTCTCTTCGATACCTTTGTGGAGTGGGAAATGGAgcgaaggaaaaaggaggaggaaaccaAATGTATTATGTCTTCGGACACAGAGGGCCTGTGTGCGGAGGAACAGACTTAG
- the REXO5 gene encoding RNA exonuclease 5 isoform X1, giving the protein MAKAVCLNGYKRPAGAAAEAGERPAARKRRKADGGGRGPEEKSSRLSAALFGEDCEINHDQLYELLKYAALGNCHNATQPSWCRIYHQSHLAGVVVIVLHETSQLHFYKFYLQFKHLRKVFRHRFTLSSSTNFLASLYGEGANLKPQNTAQGLNSTSSECVPKSSKLQCDPILRKYGEKKRGLTSYTLTLEEQEKNDYPIKGSPGCKGYIYTECDQQRTDSSPLFGLDCEMCLTEKGNEVTRVSLVDAQGQCLLNELVKPESTVVNYRTRFSGITKKMLLPVKTRLPDIQTRLKKMLPHDAVLVGHSLNADLQALEMIHPSVIDTSLLFARNEGRRFKLKFLAKAVLGKEIQCEQKLGHDPAEDARAALELAQFFIEQGPAKVAELNLEMLLTAEKLAEVSQNKTVLQPRQRRVQKQLNEPPCSSKPCFLDCLQMTGQKPLLLGRQELDSSGLCQSNLSTSNKQILQRALEDVPLSTFSIIQFSLGPEYVASHLLAGLCEKVRSKLTDMLTIYAGPFEKSFCLKSVKKEFGRCGPIQSLTVVTETYQPYVCIQYEVLEAAQLAVESLNGAEVAGSCIKVQRPVTAAMLDCDVLIKELELDVENEGVIYVAGLKKSLTEADLQEEFSQLQDLETLFLPKDLQSGKCRNCCFLKFQKSQSAVDALKVINGWTVKGSKLRSRNALASGHLWRWIWQMNHSNEKQGGNILCEKMEQPSDSEQDLRKEVKKLDHHIKKLYRSLQDNTLCVVLFPGVNSMHGSQSGLGLMGIKDDGGRSAC; this is encoded by the exons ATGGCAAAGGCCGTCTGCCTTAACGGGTACAAAAGGCCCGCCGGAGCCGCTGCGGAGGCGGGGGAACGGCCGGCGGCTCGGAAGAGGAGGAAGGCGgatggcggcggccggggcccAGAG GAAAAGTCATCTCGTTTGTCAGCAGCTTTATTTGGTGAGGACTGCGAAATCAACCACGATCAGCTCTATGAGTTGTTAAAGTATGCAGCTTTGGGAAACTGCCACAATGCAACACAGCCCAG ctGGTGCCGTATTTATCACCAAAGCCACCTGGCTGGGGTTGTGGTTATTGTTCTACATGAAACGAGCCAACTCCATTTCTACAAATTCTATTTGCAGTTCAAACACCTCAGAAAAGTGTTCCGGCAT AGATTCACATTATCATCTTCCACTAACTTCCTAGCCAGCCTGTACGGAGAAGGAGCAAACCTGAAACCTCAAAACACCGCACAAG GTTTGAATTCCACTAGCAGTGAATGTGTCCCTAAAAGCTCAAAATTGCAATGTGATCCCATCCTTCggaaatatggagaaaaaaaacgaGGCCTTACTAGCTACACTCTAACTTtagaagagcaagaaaaaaatgactATCCCATAAAAG GCTCCCCTGGATGTAAGGGATATATATATACAGAGTGTGATCAGCAGAGGACAGACAGCAGCCCCCTCTTTGGTCTGGATTGtgaaatg TGCCTGACTGAAAAAGGGAATGAAGTCACTCGTGTCTCTTTGGTGGATGCACAGGGTCAATGCCTCTTGAATGAACTAGTCAAACCTGAAAGCACAGTAGTAAACTACCGCACCAG ATTCTCAGGAATCACAAAGAAAATGCTTCTTCCAGTGAAAACAAGACTGCCAGACATCCAAACCAGacttaaaaaaatgcttccccATGATGCAGTATTGGTGGGTCATTCTCTGAATGCTGACCTTCAGGCTTTGGAA ATGATCCACCCCAGTGTTATTGATACTTCACTGCTTTTTGCCAGAAATGAAGGTCGAAGATTTAAGTTAAAATTTCTAGCCAAAGCTGTTTTAGG GAAGGAGATTCAGTGTGAACAGAAGCTTGGGCATGATCCTGCAGAAGATGCTAGAGCTGCTTTGGAATTGGCTCAATTCTTTATTGAGCAAGGACCAGCAAAG gTAGCAGAACTAAACTTGGAGATGCTTCTGACGGCTGAAAAACTGGCTGAGGTCTCACAGAACAAAACTGTGTTACAGCCACGACAGCGCAGGGTCCAGAAACAATTGAATGAGCCTCCATGTTCATCCAAACCATG TTTTTTAGACTGCTTGCAGATGACTGGCCAGAAACCCCTCCTTTTGGGCAGACAGGAACTAGACTCTTCTGGCCTGTGTCAGAGTAACCTGAGCACCTCAAACAAACAG ATTCTTCAGAGAGCCTTAGAAGATGTTCCCTTGTCCACATTCAGTATCATTCAGTTCAGTTTGGGTCCAGAGTATGTTGCATCTCACCTTCTTGCTGGACTTTGTGAAAAG GTGAGAAGCAAGCTGACTGACATGCTGACAATTTATGCAGGTCCTTTTGAAAAAAGCTTTTGCCTgaagtctgtgaaaaaagaatttGGGAGGTGTGGACCAATCCAATCTCTTACAGTGGTAACTGAAACCTACCAG CCCTATGTCTGTATCCAATACGAGGTGCTGGAAGCTGCCCAGCTTGCTGTGGAAAGCCTGAATGGAGCTGAGGTAGCAGGATCCTGCATTAAG GTCCAGAGACCTGTCACTGCAGCAATGCTGGACTGTGATGTTTTGATAAAGGAATTAGAACTGGATGTAGAAAACGAAGGTGTGATTTATGTGGCGGGTCTAAAGAAGTCATTAACAGAAGCAGACTTGCAAGAAGAATTCAGCCAGTTGCAAGACCTGGAAACATTGTTCCTGCCAAAGGACCTCCAGAGTGGAAAGTGCAGGAACTGCTGTTTCCTCA AATTCCAGAAATCACAAAGTGCTGTGGATGCCCTCAAAGTTATAAATGGATGGACTGTGAAGGGCAGTAAACTAAGAAGTAGAAATGCTCTTGCTTCAGGTCACCTCTGGAGATGGATTTGGCAAATGAATCACAGCAATGAGAAGCAAGGAGGAAACATCTTATGTGAGAAAATGGAGCAACCATCTGACTCT GAGCAGGATCTAAGGAAAGAAGTGAAGAAGTTAGACCACCATATCAAAAAGCTGTATAGAAGCCTGCAGGATAACACGCTGTGCGTTGTTCTCTTTCCTGGAGTGAACAG CATGCATGGATCACAATCTGGCCTTGGTCTGATGGGAATAAAAGATGACGGAGGGAGGAGTGCTTGTTAA
- the REXO5 gene encoding RNA exonuclease 5 isoform X2 has protein sequence MSGLNSTSSECVPKSSKLQCDPILRKYGEKKRGLTSYTLTLEEQEKNDYPIKGSPGCKGYIYTECDQQRTDSSPLFGLDCEMCLTEKGNEVTRVSLVDAQGQCLLNELVKPESTVVNYRTRFSGITKKMLLPVKTRLPDIQTRLKKMLPHDAVLVGHSLNADLQALEMIHPSVIDTSLLFARNEGRRFKLKFLAKAVLGKEIQCEQKLGHDPAEDARAALELAQFFIEQGPAKVAELNLEMLLTAEKLAEVSQNKTVLQPRQRRVQKQLNEPPCSSKPCFLDCLQMTGQKPLLLGRQELDSSGLCQSNLSTSNKQILQRALEDVPLSTFSIIQFSLGPEYVASHLLAGLCEKVRSKLTDMLTIYAGPFEKSFCLKSVKKEFGRCGPIQSLTVVTETYQPYVCIQYEVLEAAQLAVESLNGAEVAGSCIKVQRPVTAAMLDCDVLIKELELDVENEGVIYVAGLKKSLTEADLQEEFSQLQDLETLFLPKDLQSGKCRNCCFLKFQKSQSAVDALKVINGWTVKGSKLRSRNALASGHLWRWIWQMNHSNEKQGGNILCEKMEQPSDSEQDLRKEVKKLDHHIKKLYRSLQDNTLCVVLFPGVNSMHGSQSGLGLMGIKDDGGRSAC, from the exons ATGTCag GTTTGAATTCCACTAGCAGTGAATGTGTCCCTAAAAGCTCAAAATTGCAATGTGATCCCATCCTTCggaaatatggagaaaaaaaacgaGGCCTTACTAGCTACACTCTAACTTtagaagagcaagaaaaaaatgactATCCCATAAAAG GCTCCCCTGGATGTAAGGGATATATATATACAGAGTGTGATCAGCAGAGGACAGACAGCAGCCCCCTCTTTGGTCTGGATTGtgaaatg TGCCTGACTGAAAAAGGGAATGAAGTCACTCGTGTCTCTTTGGTGGATGCACAGGGTCAATGCCTCTTGAATGAACTAGTCAAACCTGAAAGCACAGTAGTAAACTACCGCACCAG ATTCTCAGGAATCACAAAGAAAATGCTTCTTCCAGTGAAAACAAGACTGCCAGACATCCAAACCAGacttaaaaaaatgcttccccATGATGCAGTATTGGTGGGTCATTCTCTGAATGCTGACCTTCAGGCTTTGGAA ATGATCCACCCCAGTGTTATTGATACTTCACTGCTTTTTGCCAGAAATGAAGGTCGAAGATTTAAGTTAAAATTTCTAGCCAAAGCTGTTTTAGG GAAGGAGATTCAGTGTGAACAGAAGCTTGGGCATGATCCTGCAGAAGATGCTAGAGCTGCTTTGGAATTGGCTCAATTCTTTATTGAGCAAGGACCAGCAAAG gTAGCAGAACTAAACTTGGAGATGCTTCTGACGGCTGAAAAACTGGCTGAGGTCTCACAGAACAAAACTGTGTTACAGCCACGACAGCGCAGGGTCCAGAAACAATTGAATGAGCCTCCATGTTCATCCAAACCATG TTTTTTAGACTGCTTGCAGATGACTGGCCAGAAACCCCTCCTTTTGGGCAGACAGGAACTAGACTCTTCTGGCCTGTGTCAGAGTAACCTGAGCACCTCAAACAAACAG ATTCTTCAGAGAGCCTTAGAAGATGTTCCCTTGTCCACATTCAGTATCATTCAGTTCAGTTTGGGTCCAGAGTATGTTGCATCTCACCTTCTTGCTGGACTTTGTGAAAAG GTGAGAAGCAAGCTGACTGACATGCTGACAATTTATGCAGGTCCTTTTGAAAAAAGCTTTTGCCTgaagtctgtgaaaaaagaatttGGGAGGTGTGGACCAATCCAATCTCTTACAGTGGTAACTGAAACCTACCAG CCCTATGTCTGTATCCAATACGAGGTGCTGGAAGCTGCCCAGCTTGCTGTGGAAAGCCTGAATGGAGCTGAGGTAGCAGGATCCTGCATTAAG GTCCAGAGACCTGTCACTGCAGCAATGCTGGACTGTGATGTTTTGATAAAGGAATTAGAACTGGATGTAGAAAACGAAGGTGTGATTTATGTGGCGGGTCTAAAGAAGTCATTAACAGAAGCAGACTTGCAAGAAGAATTCAGCCAGTTGCAAGACCTGGAAACATTGTTCCTGCCAAAGGACCTCCAGAGTGGAAAGTGCAGGAACTGCTGTTTCCTCA AATTCCAGAAATCACAAAGTGCTGTGGATGCCCTCAAAGTTATAAATGGATGGACTGTGAAGGGCAGTAAACTAAGAAGTAGAAATGCTCTTGCTTCAGGTCACCTCTGGAGATGGATTTGGCAAATGAATCACAGCAATGAGAAGCAAGGAGGAAACATCTTATGTGAGAAAATGGAGCAACCATCTGACTCT GAGCAGGATCTAAGGAAAGAAGTGAAGAAGTTAGACCACCATATCAAAAAGCTGTATAGAAGCCTGCAGGATAACACGCTGTGCGTTGTTCTCTTTCCTGGAGTGAACAG CATGCATGGATCACAATCTGGCCTTGGTCTGATGGGAATAAAAGATGACGGAGGGAGGAGTGCTTGTTAA
- the ERI2 gene encoding ERI1 exoribonuclease 2, protein MATKRLARQLGLARSSARARSSARAAAGQRFGYLIVIDFEATCWRDPGRGGPEIIEFPAVLLNTSTGEIESEFHTYVQPQEHPILSEFCTELTGITQNQVDEGVPLNICLSQFLKWIQKIQNEKKIIFSTDILSNATSEAKACTFVTWTDWDLGVCLQYECKRKQLRKPDILNSWIDLKATYRAFYNRKPKGLNGALQDLGIAFAGREHSGLDDSRNTARLAWRLICDGCVLKVTKSLDQAHQKNNLISRTLTVNFTDRTPLGSNSRPETSRDGTCETNSLAERNQNGVAGIKRNLNVQTEEQQSTSTDSSADVHTVPSSSSRSGLRAQAQSSSAASTDRFPVPLEQAQQSLSTAAKGIWQGLGSEQPLSKARSGPPAHRPGLVLVSTTITSVNVSNEEISTSSDCLSLLTDWEDVALIPESQHEQNSNCVQFKDDPSTDILTVFEEKTISKPLAVISSDNQSLEKTVIPVEPLKSTIYKSPDTTIYNAGTVQRQTSNFSALKLPSAKVNAISAQSALTGNYSTPLEAPKRKPTSPKTFPPAKKQSFAIYQEKSSSLDHSSPLRSSDLPRVSPAILNSTVNLNQSVRAVKNGKLTPPLCNCGRRAKKLYVSNAGPNHGKAFFCCPVGKHEGNKKGCGYFKWEYALLKEKSNGLTQNADALTSLGTYTSNLGNSSNKKYLCLRPSMRT, encoded by the exons ATGGCCACCAAGCGCCTGGCCAG gcagctggggctggcgCGGAGCAGTGCGCGGGCGCGGAGCAgcgcgcgggcggcggcggggcagcgctTCGGGTACCTGATCGTCATCGACTTCGAGGCCACGTGCTGGCGGgacccggggcggggcggccccgagATCA TTGAATTTCCAGCAGTCCTGTTAAACACTTCAACGGGAGAGATTGAATCTGAGTTCCACACATATGTCCAGCCCCAGGAGCATCCTATTCTCTCTGAATTTTGTACAGAACTAACTGGCATAACACAG aATCAAGTTGACGAAGGAGTCCCTCTAAACATTTGTTTATCACAGTTTTTGAAATGGATTCAAAAGAtacaaaatgagaagaaaattatatTCAGTACAGATATTCTAAGTAATGCTACTTCAGAAGCAAAAGCATGTACCTTTGTTACTTGGACAg ACTGGGACCTGGGTGTGTGTTTGCAGTATGAGTGTAAAAGGAAGCAGCTGCGAAAACCTGACATTTTAAATTCCTGGATCGATCTCAAGGCAACATACAGG gccTTCTATAATAGGAAGCCTAAAGGGCTAAATGGCGCTTTGCAGGATTTGGGGATAGCTTTTGCAGGACGGGAACATTCTG GGTTGGATGATTCTCGGAATACTGCCCGTCTTGCTTGGAGGCTGATTTGTGATGGTTGCGTGCTGAAGGTTACTAAATCTTTGGATCAG GCACATCagaagaataatttaatttctagaaCACTGACTGTAAACTTCACTGACAGGACTCCACTGGGAAGTAACAGCAGACCTGAAACTTCTAGAGATGGAACTTGTGAAACAAACTCTCTGGCTGAGAGAAACCAGAATGGTGTTGCTGGAATTAAGAGAAATTTGAATGTACAAACTGAGGAACAACAGAGCACTTCCACTGATTCCTCCGCAGATGTCCACACTGTACCTAGCAGCAGCTCAAGGTCTGGGTTACGTGCTCAAGCACAAAGCTCTTCAGCAGCATCTACTGACAGGTTTCCTGTTCCTCTTGAGCAGGCACAGCAGTCCCTCAGTACTGCAGCAAAAGGCATTTGGCAAGGATTGGGCAGTGAGCAGCCTCTGAGTAAAGCCAGATCTGGTCCTCCAGCACACAGACCGGGACTAGTGCTGGTCTCCACCACCATCACCTCAGTTAATGTCTCCAATGAGGAGATCAGTACTAGTTCTGACTGCTTATCTCTGCTGACTGACTGGGAAGATGTCGCTTTAATACCAGAATCTCAACATGAACAAAATTCAAACTGTGTTCAATTCAAAGATGACCCAAGTACAGATATTTTAACAGTGTTTGAagagaaaacaatttcaaaacCATTGGCTGTGATAAGTTCAGATAATCAAAGTTTGGAGAAAACTGTAATACCTGTGGAACCTCTCAAATCTACCATTTACAAAAGTCCTGATACTACTATCTATAATGCAGGAACAGTACAAAGGCAGACTTCAAATTTTTCAGCTTTGAAGTTACCATCTGCAAAGGTAAATGCTATTTCAGCACAATCAGCATTAACTGGAAATTATTCTACTCCTTTGGAGGCTCCTAAAAGAAAGCCAACTAGTCCAAAAACATTCCCGCCAGCAAAAAAACAGTCTTTCGCTATATATCAAGAGAAATCCTCATCTCTTGATCACTCCTCGCCTTTAAGAAGTTCAGATTTGCCCAGAGTGTCTCCTGCCATTCTGAACTCCACAGTCAATTTGAATCAGTCAGTAAGAGCTGTGAAAAATGGAAAACTAACTCCCCCTCTGTGTAACTGTGGTCGAAGAGCTAAAAAACTGTATGTGTCAAATGCTGGTCCAAATCATggcaaagcatttttttgttgtccTGTTGGCAAGCATGAAGGTAATAAGAAAGGCTGTGGATACTTCAAGTGGGAATATGCGCTTCTAAAAGAGAAATCTAATGGTCTCACTCAGAATGCAGATGCTTTGACCTCTCTTGGAACTTACACTAGTAACTTAGGAAATTCTTCCAACAAAAAATACTTGTGTCTTAGACCCTCTATGAGAACTTGA